In Nocardia sputorum, a single genomic region encodes these proteins:
- a CDS encoding TerD family protein, with protein MGVSLSKGGNVSLTKAAPNLTAVAVGLGWDVRTTTGTDFDLDASAIATGADKKVLSDQHFVFFNNLRSPDGAIEHAGDNRTGEGEGDDEVINVDLANTPPTIESIFFPVSIYDADSRSQSFGQVRNAYIRVVDRSNGEELARYDLTEDASTETAMVFGELYRNGAEWKFRAIGQGYASGLAGIARDYGVNV; from the coding sequence ATGGGTGTCAGTTTGTCCAAGGGCGGCAATGTCTCGCTGACCAAGGCGGCGCCTAACCTCACTGCTGTTGCGGTCGGCCTCGGGTGGGATGTGCGGACCACCACCGGTACCGACTTCGACCTCGACGCGAGCGCCATCGCGACCGGCGCGGACAAGAAGGTCCTGTCCGACCAGCACTTCGTCTTCTTCAACAACCTGCGGTCGCCCGATGGCGCGATCGAGCACGCGGGCGACAACCGGACCGGTGAGGGCGAGGGCGACGACGAGGTCATCAACGTCGACCTGGCGAACACCCCGCCCACGATCGAGAGCATCTTCTTCCCGGTCTCGATCTACGACGCCGACTCCCGGTCGCAGTCCTTCGGCCAGGTCCGCAACGCCTACATCCGCGTGGTGGACCGCAGCAACGGCGAGGAGCTCGCCCGCTACGACCTCACCGAGGACGCCTCGACCGAGACCGCCATGGTCTTCGGCGAGCTGTACCGCAACGGCGCGGAGTGGAAGTTCCGCGCGATCGGCCAGGGTTACGCCTCCGGTCTGGCGGGCATCGCCCGCGACTACGGCGTGAACGTCTAA
- a CDS encoding DUF475 domain-containing protein: protein MVLRIFGMSLVVTVVSLVVALVYGGPTALALAAILGILEVSLSFDNAVINATVLERMSAFWQRIFLTIGVLIAVFGMRLVFPLAIVWITAGLDPVRAFDLALNPPPGDALTFPDGSPSYEKLLTDAHPQIAAFGGMFLALLFLNFIFEERDITWLSWLERPLAKAGKLDMLSVVVAGTGLILTAEYIADEAHRSTVLVAGLLGMITYIAVDGLGSMFHTEEHTEGGPSELAKATGKAGFFLFLYLEVLDASFSFDGVIGAFAITSDPIIIALGLGLIGAMFVRSITVYLVRKGTLSEYVYLEHGAHWAIGALAAILLVSIGVHINELITGMVGVAFIGAAFITSIVRNGRADEEELDSEREPTPVG from the coding sequence GTGGTCCTGCGCATATTCGGCATGTCCCTGGTCGTCACGGTGGTATCGCTCGTCGTCGCCCTGGTGTACGGCGGACCGACCGCCCTCGCGCTCGCCGCGATCCTCGGCATCCTCGAGGTGTCGCTTTCGTTCGACAACGCCGTGATCAACGCCACCGTCCTGGAGCGGATGAGCGCGTTCTGGCAGCGGATCTTCCTCACCATCGGCGTGCTGATCGCCGTCTTCGGTATGCGGTTGGTCTTCCCGCTGGCCATCGTGTGGATCACCGCCGGGCTGGATCCGGTCCGGGCCTTCGACCTGGCCCTCAACCCGCCCCCCGGCGACGCCCTGACCTTCCCGGACGGCAGCCCGAGCTACGAGAAGCTGCTCACCGACGCGCACCCGCAGATCGCGGCGTTCGGCGGCATGTTCCTGGCGCTGCTGTTCCTCAACTTCATCTTCGAGGAACGCGACATCACCTGGCTGAGCTGGCTGGAGCGGCCGCTGGCCAAGGCGGGCAAGCTGGACATGCTCTCCGTGGTGGTCGCGGGCACCGGCCTGATCCTCACGGCCGAGTACATCGCCGACGAAGCGCACCGCTCGACCGTCCTGGTGGCCGGCCTGCTCGGCATGATCACCTACATCGCGGTGGACGGCCTCGGCTCCATGTTCCACACCGAGGAGCACACCGAAGGCGGCCCATCCGAGCTGGCCAAGGCCACCGGTAAGGCGGGCTTCTTCCTGTTCCTCTATCTGGAGGTGCTCGACGCGTCGTTCTCCTTCGACGGCGTGATCGGCGCGTTCGCCATCACCTCCGACCCGATCATCATCGCGCTCGGCCTCGGCCTGATCGGCGCCATGTTCGTCCGGTCGATCACGGTGTACCTGGTCCGCAAGGGCACCCTGTCGGAGTACGTCTACCTGGAGCACGGCGCGCACTGGGCGATCGGCGCGCTCGCGGCCATCCTGCTGGTCTCGATCGGCGTGCACATCAACGAGCTCATCACCGGCATGGTCGGCGTCGCGTTCATCGGCGCGGCGTTCATCACGAGCATCGTCCGCAACGGCCGAGCGGACGAGGAGGAACTGGACAGCGAACGAGAACCGACGCCGGTAGGCTGA
- a CDS encoding TerD family protein: MAIDDNPGGVNLSKVTLSKATPSINLTKPGEQQGTMRVNLNWSSGSKGFFRRSKPVDLDLGCLYELSNGAKGVVQAIGNNFGTLEAEPYIRLDGDDRSGSAATGENLHIDLARPELFRRILIFAFIYEGVPNWAAADGVVTLYPTAGPQVEMRLDSPVDGARSCAIALLQNQGAGITVHREVHYVNGAQRELDQAYQWGMQWQSGRK, encoded by the coding sequence ATGGCGATCGACGACAACCCCGGCGGCGTCAACCTGTCCAAGGTGACCCTGTCGAAGGCGACACCGAGTATCAACCTGACCAAGCCCGGTGAGCAGCAGGGCACCATGCGGGTCAACCTGAACTGGTCGAGCGGATCCAAAGGCTTCTTCCGCCGGTCCAAGCCCGTGGATCTGGACCTCGGCTGCCTCTACGAACTGTCCAACGGCGCCAAAGGCGTGGTCCAGGCGATCGGGAACAATTTCGGCACGCTGGAGGCCGAGCCCTACATCCGGCTCGACGGCGACGATCGCAGCGGTTCGGCCGCTACCGGCGAGAACCTGCACATCGACCTGGCCAGGCCCGAATTGTTCCGGCGCATCTTGATCTTCGCCTTCATCTACGAGGGCGTGCCCAATTGGGCCGCCGCCGACGGTGTGGTGACGCTGTATCCCACAGCCGGTCCGCAGGTCGAAATGCGGCTCGACTCTCCGGTGGACGGCGCCCGCTCGTGCGCCATCGCTCTGCTGCAGAACCAGGGGGCCGGGATCACCGTGCATCGCGAAGTGCACTACGTCAACGGCGCCCAGCGCGAACTCGACCAGGCCTATCAGTGGGGCATGCAGTGGCAGAGCGGGCGCAAGTAG
- a CDS encoding DMT family transporter: protein MQSRFAMAAAQPVFVVLWSSAFIAGVIGVGAAPPLMVLFVRFAVAGVLLMAYAVFARAAWPRGRTLRHVLVAGLLMQMVQFGAFYTAMAEHVSAAVIALVQGLNPVVIALCAGLIGEVVTLRQWFGFGIGGVGVALAVFDQSHFSATGLLLCVVGLLGLSIGTVYQKRFAPAVDPKASTALHVAVSAPIAGALAWVSDQAQVWDAGRFAGSLVWMVLVNSMAAFLLLNAMLRRWDATRVGKLFFATPAVTAILAWLLIDQPLRLLTVAGLGIGLVGLVFAARPPTGSAAGASRPVPAAR, encoded by the coding sequence GTGCAGAGTCGATTCGCGATGGCGGCCGCGCAGCCGGTGTTCGTCGTGCTGTGGAGCAGCGCGTTCATCGCCGGTGTGATCGGGGTGGGCGCCGCGCCACCGCTGATGGTGTTGTTCGTGCGCTTCGCCGTCGCAGGGGTCCTGCTCATGGCGTATGCGGTCTTCGCGCGCGCCGCGTGGCCGCGTGGCCGCACGTTGCGGCACGTGCTCGTCGCCGGGTTGCTGATGCAGATGGTCCAGTTCGGGGCCTTCTACACGGCGATGGCCGAGCATGTCTCGGCGGCGGTGATCGCGCTGGTGCAGGGCCTGAATCCGGTGGTCATCGCGCTGTGCGCCGGACTGATCGGCGAAGTGGTCACGCTGCGGCAGTGGTTCGGCTTCGGCATCGGCGGAGTCGGGGTCGCCCTGGCGGTGTTCGACCAGTCCCACTTCTCCGCGACCGGACTGCTGTTGTGCGTGGTGGGACTGCTCGGCCTGAGCATCGGCACCGTGTATCAGAAGCGGTTCGCGCCCGCCGTCGATCCGAAGGCCTCCACGGCGCTGCACGTGGCGGTGAGCGCGCCGATCGCGGGGGCGCTGGCTTGGGTGTCGGATCAGGCGCAGGTGTGGGACGCGGGCCGGTTCGCCGGGTCGCTCGTCTGGATGGTGCTGGTGAACTCCATGGCCGCGTTCCTGCTGCTCAACGCCATGCTGCGGCGGTGGGATGCGACGAGGGTGGGCAAACTGTTCTTCGCGACGCCCGCCGTGACCGCGATCCTGGCCTGGCTGCTGATCGATCAGCCGTTGCGGCTGCTGACGGTCGCCGGGCTCGGCATCGGCCTGGTCGGTCTGGTGTTCGCCGCGCGCCCGCCGACCGGCTCGGCGGCCGGGGCGAGCAGGCCGGTGCCTGCGGCGCGGTGA
- a CDS encoding CGNR zinc finger domain-containing protein — translation MFTFVSGDLALDFAGTVKARSTTFEDILTTPAALADWIVAAGLLDHPPHSDADTLARAVRLREAAYRMAHAAAEGRTFDDADRRTVNAFADAAPPSISLRADGTVVRSGDADAALAAIARSAIELSGSGALVKECGRPACTRLYVDTSRGGSRRWCDMTLCGNRAKSAAFRARHGGP, via the coding sequence GTGTTCACCTTCGTGAGCGGCGACCTCGCCCTGGATTTCGCCGGCACCGTCAAGGCGCGATCGACCACGTTCGAGGACATCCTCACCACCCCCGCCGCGCTCGCCGACTGGATCGTCGCCGCAGGACTGCTCGACCACCCCCCGCACAGCGACGCCGACACTCTCGCCCGAGCGGTCCGCCTGCGTGAGGCGGCCTACCGCATGGCGCACGCCGCCGCCGAGGGACGCACCTTCGACGACGCCGACCGCCGGACTGTCAACGCGTTCGCCGACGCCGCACCGCCCTCGATCAGCCTGCGCGCCGACGGCACGGTCGTCCGCTCCGGCGACGCGGACGCGGCGCTGGCCGCCATCGCGCGTTCAGCGATCGAGCTCTCGGGCAGCGGGGCACTCGTCAAAGAGTGCGGCCGACCCGCCTGCACCCGGCTCTACGTGGACACTTCCCGCGGCGGCTCCCGCCGCTGGTGCGACATGACGCTGTGCGGCAATCGCGCCAAGAGCGCCGCCTTCCGCGCCAGGCACGGCGGGCCTTAG
- the rpsF gene encoding 30S ribosomal protein S6 — MRHYEVMVILDPSLDERTVGPSLDNLLSVVRTEGGKIDKVDIWGRRRLAYEIAKHAEGIYAVVDLTAEPATVSELDRQLGLNETVLRTKVLRHDK; from the coding sequence GTGCGTCATTACGAAGTGATGGTCATCCTCGATCCGAGCCTGGACGAGCGCACTGTTGGTCCGTCGCTGGACAACCTGCTCAGTGTCGTTCGCACCGAGGGCGGCAAGATCGACAAGGTCGACATCTGGGGCCGCCGCCGGCTCGCCTACGAGATCGCCAAGCACGCCGAGGGCATCTACGCCGTGGTCGATCTGACCGCCGAGCCCGCCACCGTGAGCGAGCTCGACCGCCAGCTGGGTCTCAACGAGACGGTGCTGCGCACCAAGGTTCTGCGCCACGACAAGTAG
- a CDS encoding single-stranded DNA-binding protein, whose product MAGDTVITVIGNLTADPELRFTPAGQAVANFTVASTPRVFDRNSNEWKDGEALFLRCNIWREAAENVAESLTRGSRVIVSGRLKQRSYETREGEKRTVVELEVDEVGPSLRYATAKVNKTSRGSGGGGFGSGGGGNYASSGGGGGRSGGAEDDPWGSAPAAGSFGGGGRMDDEPPF is encoded by the coding sequence ATGGCAGGCGACACGGTCATCACCGTCATCGGAAATCTGACGGCCGACCCGGAGCTTCGATTCACACCGGCGGGACAGGCGGTGGCGAATTTCACCGTCGCGTCGACTCCCCGTGTGTTCGACCGTAATTCGAACGAATGGAAAGACGGCGAAGCGCTGTTCCTGCGCTGCAATATCTGGCGGGAGGCCGCGGAGAACGTCGCCGAAAGCCTGACCAGAGGTTCCCGTGTCATCGTGAGCGGACGGCTCAAGCAGCGCTCCTACGAAACCCGCGAGGGTGAGAAGCGCACGGTCGTCGAGCTCGAGGTCGACGAGGTCGGTCCCTCACTGCGCTACGCCACCGCGAAGGTCAACAAGACCAGCCGTGGCAGCGGTGGCGGCGGCTTCGGGTCCGGCGGCGGTGGCAACTACGCCTCCTCCGGTGGTGGCGGTGGGCGTTCCGGCGGTGCCGAGGACGACCCTTGGGGCAGTGCGCCCGCGGCCGGCTCCTTCGGGGGCGGCGGCCGCATGGATGACGAACCGCCGTTCTGA
- the rpsR gene encoding 30S ribosomal protein S18 yields the protein MPKAPAREKVLKKKACSFCKESKTGTVTIDYKDTALLRKYVSDRGKIRARRVTGNCVQHQRDVAVAVKNSREVALLPYVSTAR from the coding sequence ATGCCTAAAGCGCCCGCGCGCGAAAAGGTGCTCAAGAAGAAGGCTTGCTCGTTCTGCAAGGAGAGCAAGACCGGAACCGTCACGATCGACTACAAGGACACGGCGTTGCTGCGCAAGTACGTCAGCGACCGCGGCAAGATCCGCGCCCGCCGCGTCACCGGCAACTGCGTCCAGCATCAGCGCGACGTCGCGGTTGCGGTCAAGAACTCGCGTGAGGTGGCTCTGCTGCCTTACGTGTCGACGGCTCGCTGA
- the rplI gene encoding 50S ribosomal protein L9 has translation MKLILTADVDNLGAPGDTVEVKDGYGRNYLLPRGLAILASRGAQKQVEGIRRAQEARRVRDLDHANELKQALEGLESVSLAVKTAGTGKLFGSVTQSDVAAAVKAAGGPVVDKRSIELPKAHIKTTGKHVIVVHLHPDVVAKFDLTVTAA, from the coding sequence ATGAAGTTGATTCTGACTGCTGATGTGGACAACCTCGGTGCCCCCGGCGACACCGTGGAGGTGAAGGACGGCTACGGCCGCAACTACCTGCTGCCGCGCGGTCTGGCGATCCTGGCCAGCCGTGGCGCGCAGAAGCAGGTCGAGGGCATCCGCCGGGCGCAGGAAGCCCGCCGGGTCCGCGACCTCGACCACGCCAACGAGCTGAAGCAGGCCCTCGAGGGTCTGGAGTCGGTCTCGCTGGCGGTCAAGACCGCGGGCACCGGCAAGCTCTTCGGCTCGGTGACCCAGTCGGACGTCGCGGCGGCCGTCAAGGCGGCGGGTGGCCCCGTCGTCGACAAGCGCAGCATCGAGCTGCCGAAGGCGCACATCAAGACGACCGGCAAGCACGTCATCGTGGTGCACCTGCACCCGGACGTGGTGGCGAAGTTCGACCTCACGGTCACTGCCGCCTGA
- the dnaB gene encoding replicative DNA helicase, which produces MTTTDDRGHTDFPPEPPGEDFGRQPPHDMAAEQSVLGGMLLSKDAIADVVEVLRPGDFYRPAHQAVYDTILDLYGRGEPADPVTVAAGLDRRGELKRIGGAPYLVTLTQTVPTAANAGFYAEIVAEKAILRRLVEAGTRIVQYGYAGADGQDVAEVVDRAQAEVYEVTERRTSEDFLPLEELLQPTMDEIDSIASRGGISLGVPTGFTELDEITNGLHPGQMIIVAARPGVGKSTLGMDFMRSCSIKHGLASVIFSLEMSRTEIVMRLLSAEAKIKLGDMRSGRMSDDDWTKLARRMSEISEAPLFVDDSPNLTMMEIRAKARRLKQRHDLKLVVVDYLQLMTSGKKVESRQQEVSDFSRNLKLLAKELEVPVVAISQLNRGPEQRTDKRPMVSDLRESGSLEQDADMVILLHRPDAFERDDPRGGEADLILGKHRNGPTATITVAHQLHLSRFVDMARG; this is translated from the coding sequence GTGACAACCACCGATGACCGCGGGCACACGGACTTCCCGCCCGAACCTCCCGGCGAAGACTTCGGCCGCCAGCCGCCGCACGACATGGCGGCCGAGCAGTCGGTGCTCGGCGGCATGCTGTTGAGCAAGGACGCCATCGCCGACGTCGTCGAGGTCCTTCGTCCCGGCGATTTCTACCGTCCCGCGCATCAGGCCGTCTACGACACCATCCTCGATCTCTACGGGCGCGGCGAACCCGCCGACCCGGTGACCGTCGCTGCGGGGCTCGACCGCCGCGGCGAACTCAAGCGCATCGGTGGCGCGCCCTATCTGGTCACGCTCACCCAGACCGTGCCGACCGCGGCCAACGCCGGCTTTTACGCCGAAATCGTCGCCGAGAAGGCCATTCTGCGCCGCCTGGTCGAGGCGGGCACCCGCATCGTCCAGTACGGCTACGCGGGCGCCGACGGGCAGGACGTCGCCGAGGTGGTAGACCGCGCCCAAGCCGAGGTCTACGAGGTCACCGAACGCCGCACCAGCGAAGACTTCCTCCCCTTGGAGGAATTGCTCCAGCCGACGATGGACGAGATCGACTCCATCGCCAGCCGCGGCGGCATCTCGCTCGGCGTCCCCACCGGTTTCACCGAACTCGACGAGATCACCAACGGCCTGCACCCGGGCCAGATGATCATCGTCGCGGCCAGGCCTGGAGTTGGAAAATCGACCCTGGGAATGGATTTCATGCGTAGTTGCTCGATCAAGCACGGCTTGGCGAGCGTTATCTTCTCCCTGGAGATGAGCCGGACCGAGATCGTCATGCGGTTGTTGTCGGCGGAAGCGAAGATCAAGCTCGGGGACATGCGGTCCGGGCGGATGAGCGACGACGACTGGACCAAGCTGGCGCGGCGGATGAGTGAGATCAGCGAGGCGCCGCTGTTCGTGGACGATTCACCGAACCTGACCATGATGGAGATTCGCGCCAAGGCGCGGCGGCTGAAGCAACGCCACGACCTGAAACTTGTTGTGGTGGACTATCTGCAGCTGATGACCTCCGGCAAGAAGGTCGAATCCCGGCAGCAGGAGGTCTCGGACTTCTCCCGCAACCTGAAACTGCTGGCCAAGGAACTCGAAGTGCCGGTGGTGGCGATCAGCCAGCTCAACCGTGGTCCCGAACAGCGAACCGACAAGCGCCCAATGGTGTCCGATCTCCGCGAGTCGGGATCCCTGGAACAAGACGCGGACATGGTCATCCTGCTGCATCGTCCCGACGCTTTCGAGCGCGACGACCCGCGCGGCGGCGAGGCGGACCTGATTCTGGGCAAGCACCGTAACGGCCCGACCGCGACGATCACCGTGGCCCATCAGCTGCATCTGTCCCGCTTCGTGGACATGGCGCGCGGGTGA
- a CDS encoding cutinase family protein — protein sequence MALREFFARHRIASAVAAPAALGVAAVVAASLALTSSPQTRDTQLTTSVTECRDMVTISVAGRNDTPVEGTTKMLVDANGNPLPAALSGDHSSEWVDPVVNAPADDVDPDAYAAVYIAYPANMATYEDAVNAGVANTERVMREIARACPDTKFSIVGYSEGADVVRRVAMKIGHQEPGQDGAYEVVDPDDVVGVVILADSGRSAGDGPFPGSKDPFGNPDGFDQQYQNGTNPVPGQGAVQGTSGDFGALNGKIASFCSDGDLTCSAPQNISLLQLVVNVGRQLNVDALERDGLTPATGQDVAVVLGRIALAAFADIQSQPNWMQSDETFLEVLLRVSDPAYKPGEKKAPAKADSISTNEMSPLAYLPQKVLNEIVGLIVTNQNTIPVILSDPYNLTLGPNHTGHHFDYWDDADPAAGKPLTSAEYAAAWLTHLAKQAQAGKQVDPTSKPQEADLAAVYKAVETTSATPTTEPAKTSTTSATPTGAAPTTTGSTSSPTTTVAPTTTTTTAPAATTPAPSPVAAPVETTKPTTTEPTTTTTQSAAPATSTTAKASN from the coding sequence ATGGCTCTTCGCGAGTTCTTCGCGCGGCATCGGATCGCTTCGGCCGTTGCCGCCCCGGCGGCATTGGGGGTGGCGGCGGTCGTCGCCGCCTCGCTGGCACTGACGTCGTCGCCGCAAACCAGGGATACGCAGCTCACGACGTCCGTCACGGAATGCCGCGACATGGTCACCATCTCGGTGGCCGGTCGTAACGACACCCCGGTCGAGGGCACCACCAAGATGCTGGTGGACGCCAATGGCAACCCGCTGCCCGCCGCGCTGTCCGGTGACCACAGCAGTGAGTGGGTCGATCCGGTCGTCAACGCGCCGGCCGATGACGTCGATCCGGACGCGTACGCCGCGGTCTACATCGCCTATCCGGCGAACATGGCCACCTACGAGGACGCCGTCAACGCCGGTGTCGCGAACACCGAGCGGGTGATGCGGGAGATCGCGCGGGCCTGCCCCGACACCAAGTTCTCGATCGTCGGGTACAGCGAGGGCGCCGACGTCGTGCGCCGCGTCGCGATGAAGATCGGCCATCAGGAGCCCGGCCAGGACGGGGCCTATGAAGTCGTCGATCCGGACGATGTCGTCGGTGTCGTCATCCTGGCGGACTCGGGCCGCTCGGCGGGAGACGGGCCGTTCCCGGGGTCGAAGGACCCGTTCGGCAACCCGGACGGCTTCGACCAGCAATATCAGAACGGCACCAACCCGGTCCCCGGCCAAGGTGCGGTGCAGGGCACCAGCGGTGACTTCGGTGCGTTGAACGGCAAGATCGCGTCGTTCTGCTCGGACGGCGATCTGACCTGTTCGGCGCCGCAGAACATCTCGCTGCTGCAGTTGGTGGTCAACGTCGGCAGGCAGCTGAACGTCGACGCCCTGGAACGCGACGGGCTGACGCCGGCGACCGGGCAGGACGTGGCGGTGGTGCTGGGCCGGATCGCGCTGGCGGCGTTCGCCGACATCCAGTCGCAGCCGAACTGGATGCAGAGCGACGAGACCTTCCTGGAAGTGCTGCTGCGGGTCTCCGATCCGGCGTACAAGCCGGGAGAGAAGAAGGCCCCGGCGAAGGCGGATTCGATTTCGACCAACGAGATGTCGCCGCTGGCATACCTGCCGCAGAAGGTGCTCAACGAGATCGTCGGCCTCATCGTGACGAATCAGAACACGATTCCCGTGATCTTGAGCGACCCGTACAACCTCACGCTCGGCCCGAACCACACCGGTCACCACTTCGACTACTGGGACGATGCCGACCCCGCCGCGGGCAAGCCGCTGACCTCGGCCGAGTACGCGGCGGCCTGGCTCACCCATCTGGCGAAGCAGGCGCAGGCCGGTAAGCAGGTCGACCCGACGTCCAAGCCGCAAGAAGCCGATCTGGCCGCCGTGTACAAGGCGGTGGAGACCACCTCGGCGACGCCGACCACCGAACCCGCCAAGACTTCGACCACGTCGGCGACGCCCACCGGCGCCGCTCCCACGACGACCGGCAGCACGAGCAGTCCGACCACCACGGTCGCGCCGACCACGACCACGACCACGGCACCGGCGGCCACCACTCCGGCCCCGTCACCGGTCGCGGCGCCGGTCGAGACGACGAAGCCCACCACCACTGAACCGACCACGACCACAACGCAATCCGCGGCCCCGGCTACCAGCACGACCGCGAAAGCATCGAATTGA
- a CDS encoding SDR family oxidoreductase yields the protein MATTNGGSARVAVITGGSRGIGRACAERLAADGFAVVLNFASNAAEADDTAEAIRGAGGVAVTAQGDVADESAMAEVFDRAESEFGGVDVVVHAAGRMQLAPLVDLDLAVLDSTYRTNIRGTFVVDQQAARRLRSGGAIINFSTSVVGTAFPTYGAYAASKGAVEALTMILARELRGRDVTVNAVAPGPTATDLFLDGKDDATIQRLADAVPLQRLGTPADIAAVVAFLAAPQGHWVNGQVIRANGGLV from the coding sequence GTGGCAACCACAAACGGCGGGTCCGCGCGGGTCGCGGTGATAACGGGCGGTTCTCGCGGCATCGGCCGCGCGTGCGCCGAACGTCTTGCCGCTGACGGGTTCGCGGTTGTCCTGAATTTCGCGTCGAATGCCGCCGAGGCCGACGACACCGCCGAAGCCATTCGCGGCGCCGGGGGCGTAGCGGTGACGGCCCAGGGGGACGTCGCCGACGAGTCCGCGATGGCGGAGGTATTCGACCGGGCGGAAAGCGAATTCGGCGGAGTCGACGTCGTGGTGCACGCCGCGGGCCGGATGCAGCTCGCGCCGCTGGTCGATCTGGATCTGGCGGTGCTCGACAGCACCTACCGGACCAATATCCGCGGCACATTCGTCGTAGATCAACAAGCGGCGCGGCGGCTGCGATCCGGTGGCGCGATCATCAACTTCTCCACGTCGGTGGTCGGCACCGCGTTCCCGACCTACGGGGCCTACGCCGCCAGCAAAGGAGCCGTCGAGGCGCTGACCATGATCCTGGCCCGCGAACTGCGGGGCCGGGACGTGACGGTCAACGCGGTGGCGCCCGGGCCGACCGCCACGGATCTGTTCCTCGACGGAAAAGACGATGCCACCATCCAGCGACTCGCCGACGCCGTGCCGCTGCAGCGACTCGGCACACCAGCCGACATCGCCGCCGTGGTGGCATTCCTGGCCGCCCCGCAGGGACATTGGGTCAACGGTCAGGTCATTCGCGCCAACGGTGGACTCGTGTGA
- a CDS encoding phthiocerol/phthiodiolone dimycocerosyl transferase family protein, translated as MIRRLAPSEEMFAAGEVFIGYTARVSGRLNVRALTAAFEAVARAHPILRARIEPTEAGGHVFAVTDAVPEIFVADADPEFPLIGAKFDQRAGVCALCVVRDGDTASVTLMIHHSIADAFHAFVVVTEFWAGYRDAIGGGTPQPPVRAFPDPVEQLLAARGIEKMALPGSVPADATPAAATPGVPERDDEYPMLCTTRCRFTREETTALVALGHRENVTVHGLVSAALLRTEAEIRELPLTGLLYLYSVDLRTRVTPEIGATEGTNVLGFANYLSPDSDVTLVESARGISEALHAGLAAGIVQRTPLSIPDMAAAPRPALPGVVIATNWGTIPPLPEHDDLRIDDFHSTMLAKPDLTGRRPQQPGGGTCVISTFDGRLSVEIHHPEEFTELQRHRVEVLARNLRAVLA; from the coding sequence GTGATCCGCCGGCTCGCCCCGAGCGAGGAGATGTTCGCCGCGGGCGAGGTCTTCATCGGCTATACGGCGCGGGTATCCGGCCGGTTGAACGTGCGGGCGCTGACCGCTGCCTTCGAGGCCGTCGCGCGAGCGCATCCGATCCTGCGTGCCCGCATCGAGCCGACCGAAGCGGGCGGTCATGTCTTCGCCGTGACGGATGCCGTGCCGGAGATCTTCGTCGCCGATGCCGACCCCGAATTCCCCCTCATCGGTGCGAAATTCGATCAGCGAGCGGGCGTCTGCGCCCTGTGCGTGGTGCGCGACGGCGACACCGCGAGCGTCACGCTCATGATCCATCACAGCATCGCGGACGCCTTCCACGCGTTCGTCGTCGTCACCGAGTTCTGGGCGGGGTATCGAGACGCGATCGGCGGCGGTACGCCGCAGCCGCCGGTGCGCGCGTTCCCCGATCCGGTCGAGCAGCTGCTTGCGGCGCGCGGCATCGAGAAGATGGCGTTGCCCGGCTCCGTGCCCGCCGACGCCACTCCCGCCGCGGCGACGCCCGGCGTTCCGGAGCGCGACGACGAATACCCGATGCTGTGCACCACCCGGTGCAGGTTCACCCGGGAGGAGACCACCGCGCTGGTGGCGCTCGGGCATCGGGAGAACGTCACCGTGCACGGTCTGGTGTCGGCGGCGCTGTTGCGCACCGAAGCGGAGATTCGCGAACTACCGCTCACCGGACTGCTCTACCTGTACTCCGTGGACCTGCGCACGAGGGTGACCCCGGAGATCGGCGCGACCGAGGGGACGAACGTCCTCGGATTCGCCAATTACCTCTCCCCCGACTCCGACGTGACGCTGGTGGAGTCGGCCCGCGGCATCAGCGAGGCGTTGCATGCCGGCCTGGCCGCGGGCATCGTGCAACGCACGCCCCTGAGCATCCCCGACATGGCGGCCGCACCCAGGCCCGCGCTGCCCGGCGTGGTCATCGCGACCAACTGGGGCACCATCCCGCCGCTACCCGAACACGACGACCTGCGCATCGACGACTTCCACTCCACGATGCTCGCGAAGCCGGACCTGACCGGCCGTCGACCGCAACAACCAGGTGGCGGCACCTGCGTCATCAGTACCTTCGACGGTCGGCTGAGCGTCGAGATACACCATCCGGAAGAGTTCACCGAGCTCCAGCGCCACCGCGTCGAAGTGCTGGCGCGCAATCTTCGCGCCGTCCTCGCCTGA